A portion of the Gemmatimonadota bacterium genome contains these proteins:
- a CDS encoding Gfo/Idh/MocA family oxidoreductase: MNAPNEQFNLGIAGACGRGMSFRAACDALPRVRVHAVCDIDADALPATAELLGASEQYTDYGEMLERSDLDGVIIATPMPLHAPQAIAALARGLHVFSEVPAAVSIEECRGIVRAARASGRVYMMGENYTYIRENVLVKMLVKAGHFGTPYYAEGEYLHELKGYDEHRLAARGLPPEQVWRRHWQSGIDGITYGTHSLGPILQWFDDRVAYVTCHGSGHHYFDAEGKPYAQDTSVMLCKMAGGGLAKIRMDLTSDRPHALTNYQLQGTDGCYESARGRGQPCRIWLKSRCAGENTWMDLRELEEEFLPDWMRAAAAKGAGHGGSDYHELVEFIEAAEGRRKPSIGLHEAMDMTLPGLVSQQSIAENGSSLAVPDSRDW, translated from the coding sequence ATGAACGCTCCTAACGAGCAATTCAACCTGGGCATCGCCGGGGCGTGCGGCCGGGGCATGAGTTTCCGCGCCGCCTGCGACGCCCTGCCCCGGGTCCGCGTCCACGCCGTGTGCGACATCGACGCCGACGCATTGCCCGCCACCGCGGAACTGCTGGGCGCTTCGGAACAGTACACCGATTACGGCGAGATGCTGGAGCGGTCCGATCTGGACGGCGTGATCATCGCCACGCCCATGCCCCTCCACGCGCCGCAGGCCATTGCCGCGCTGGCCCGGGGGCTGCACGTGTTCAGCGAGGTGCCGGCGGCCGTTTCGATCGAGGAGTGCCGGGGGATCGTCCGGGCGGCCAGGGCTTCCGGCCGTGTATACATGATGGGCGAAAACTACACCTACATCCGGGAGAATGTGCTGGTGAAGATGCTTGTGAAGGCGGGACATTTCGGCACGCCCTACTACGCCGAGGGCGAATACCTTCACGAGCTCAAGGGGTACGACGAGCACCGCCTCGCGGCCCGGGGACTGCCGCCCGAACAGGTCTGGCGCCGCCACTGGCAGTCCGGCATCGACGGCATTACCTACGGGACGCACAGCCTGGGACCCATCCTCCAGTGGTTCGACGACCGGGTCGCCTACGTCACCTGCCACGGCAGCGGCCACCACTACTTCGACGCGGAAGGCAAGCCTTACGCCCAGGACACCAGCGTCATGCTCTGCAAGATGGCGGGCGGCGGCCTGGCCAAGATCCGGATGGACCTCACCTCCGACCGGCCCCACGCATTGACCAACTACCAGCTCCAGGGGACCGACGGCTGCTACGAGTCGGCCCGGGGCCGGGGACAGCCCTGCCGCATCTGGCTCAAGTCCCGGTGCGCGGGCGAAAACACGTGGATGGATTTGCGCGAGCTGGAGGAAGAGTTCCTGCCTGACTGGATGCGGGCAGCGGCCGCGAAAGGCGCCGGGCACGGCGGGAGCGACTACCACGAACTGGTCGAATTCATCGAAGCCGCGGAAGGCCGGCGCAAGCCGTCCATCGGCCTGCACGAAGCCATGGACATGACCCTGCCCGGCCTCGTCAGCCAGCAGTCCATTGCCGAAAACGGCAGTTCCCTGGCTGTTCCGGATTCCAGGGACTGGTAG
- a CDS encoding MFS transporter — MLSRGEVNRSLRSFIVVRGLWGAWGSMVGTNTAVFAGFVLSLGADASDIAFYSAIASILAPVQIISSLFSKTIENKKRWVVWNGVLEALFRGLMISIPFLFVESLHQRMLLIFLVAGLTAGYIYTPFYSSWVAGTVPENIRARFTSRQTIVHSLVGASVGVMTGRFVDWFPDDEKLVAFAVVFVVGTVCGAAGPLFLRRTPYPLRAAETETRNPLRHLLQPFRDGNFRRLVMFYSSWQFALGLSGPLFSVFMLDRLGFGYTAISLLSALGTLATIAGYRAWSVIIDRFGSKPVLQILIIPGALNAFLWGLCQPGNHAMVAVAMLLSGLIMGGINLAVTPLQYALLPKENQDERVAYMASWSTTINLLYATGPLLGGILVASLANVRFTVGGFLIQDINLLFFLSGIMRFVPLFLLRPVRDARSISSQQLLSNMFRGNLLSYTFNYIVFNVATAEDRRARAAYRLGRSRNPMAIDHLVQALSDASSKVRRQAARALGETGSEVAVDTLIRELESPSSDIRSEAAEALGRLKHARAVDALVEALEDEDPRVRISAISGLGQMEGDDVQELLFWHFSNNVDPLIFPTLVEALSHREDYRIIKPTFDRLGSITSPAVRLQLLNNICRTLGAGDRFYKLLSMEENERYGELEGMIKRTVSRFTDSKAVPEDTRRGVESLFALFIQAYERNDLETMMEQARMLSALIRDAHPVVEQSPYDTLSVYLIIMTMNHFIDSDAHRDLPGAQEIFLAVCMRRIATLVT, encoded by the coding sequence ATGCTGTCACGGGGCGAAGTCAACCGATCGCTTCGATCTTTTATCGTCGTGAGAGGACTCTGGGGCGCCTGGGGCTCGATGGTCGGCACGAATACGGCCGTCTTCGCGGGCTTCGTGCTGTCTCTCGGCGCGGACGCTTCGGACATCGCCTTCTATTCCGCGATCGCTTCGATTCTCGCCCCGGTGCAGATCATTTCATCCCTCTTCAGCAAGACCATCGAGAACAAGAAACGCTGGGTCGTCTGGAACGGCGTGCTGGAAGCGTTGTTCCGGGGACTCATGATCTCGATCCCCTTCCTCTTCGTGGAATCGCTGCACCAACGGATGCTGCTCATCTTCCTGGTGGCCGGGCTGACCGCGGGATACATCTACACGCCGTTCTACTCGAGCTGGGTCGCCGGCACCGTCCCGGAAAACATCCGCGCCCGGTTCACGAGCCGGCAGACCATCGTCCACAGTCTCGTGGGCGCGTCGGTGGGCGTCATGACGGGCCGCTTCGTGGACTGGTTTCCCGACGATGAGAAACTCGTGGCTTTCGCGGTGGTATTCGTCGTGGGGACCGTCTGCGGCGCCGCCGGACCCCTGTTTCTCAGGCGCACGCCCTACCCGTTGCGCGCCGCCGAGACCGAGACCCGAAATCCCCTGCGCCACTTGCTGCAGCCCTTTCGCGACGGGAACTTCCGCCGGCTGGTCATGTTCTACTCTTCCTGGCAGTTCGCCCTGGGACTCTCCGGTCCGCTCTTCAGCGTGTTCATGCTCGACCGCCTGGGATTCGGCTATACCGCCATCTCCCTGCTGAGCGCCCTGGGCACGCTCGCCACCATTGCCGGGTACCGCGCGTGGAGCGTGATCATCGACCGTTTCGGCAGCAAGCCGGTCCTCCAGATCCTCATCATCCCCGGCGCGCTGAACGCCTTCCTCTGGGGCCTGTGCCAGCCCGGCAACCATGCCATGGTCGCCGTCGCCATGCTTCTTTCCGGCCTGATCATGGGCGGTATCAACCTGGCCGTCACGCCCCTGCAGTACGCGCTGCTCCCGAAGGAGAACCAGGACGAGCGGGTCGCCTACATGGCCTCGTGGTCCACGACGATCAACCTGCTCTACGCCACCGGGCCGCTCCTGGGAGGCATCCTGGTGGCCTCGCTTGCCAACGTCCGCTTCACCGTGGGCGGGTTTCTCATCCAGGACATCAATCTCCTGTTCTTCCTGAGTGGGATCATGCGTTTCGTGCCGCTGTTCCTGCTCCGGCCGGTGCGGGACGCCCGCTCCATCTCGTCCCAGCAGCTCCTGTCGAACATGTTCCGCGGCAACCTGCTGAGCTATACCTTCAACTATATCGTATTCAACGTGGCCACGGCCGAAGACCGGCGCGCGCGGGCGGCATACAGACTGGGGCGGTCCCGCAACCCCATGGCCATCGACCACCTCGTCCAGGCCCTGTCCGATGCCAGTTCCAAGGTGCGCCGGCAGGCCGCGCGGGCGCTGGGGGAGACCGGGTCGGAAGTGGCGGTGGACACCCTCATCAGGGAACTCGAAAGCCCCTCGTCCGATATTCGCAGCGAGGCGGCCGAAGCCCTGGGCAGGCTGAAGCACGCCCGGGCGGTGGACGCCCTCGTGGAGGCCCTGGAAGACGAAGATCCCAGGGTGCGGATCAGCGCCATTTCCGGACTGGGACAGATGGAGGGCGACGACGTGCAGGAACTGCTCTTCTGGCATTTCTCCAACAACGTCGACCCGCTGATCTTTCCGACGCTCGTAGAGGCCCTGAGCCACCGGGAGGACTACCGCATCATCAAGCCGACCTTCGACCGCCTGGGTTCGATTACCTCGCCCGCGGTGCGGCTCCAGCTGCTCAACAACATCTGCCGGACGCTGGGGGCCGGCGACCGCTTCTACAAACTGCTCTCCATGGAGGAAAACGAGCGCTACGGCGAACTCGAGGGCATGATCAAGCGGACCGTCTCCCGGTTTACCGATTCGAAGGCCGTTCCCGAGGACACCCGCCGGGGTGTTGAAAGTCTCTTCGCCCTGTTCATCCAGGCCTATGAACGAAACGACCTGGAGACCATGATGGAACAGGCCCGCATGTTGTCGGCCCTGATCCGAGACGCCCATCCCGTTGTCGAGCAGAGTCCCTACGACACCCTTTCGGTTTATCTGATCATCATGACCATGAACCACTTCATCGACAGCGATGCCCACCGGGATCTGCCTGGCGCACAAGAGATTTTCCTGGCGGTGTGCATGCGGCGGATCGCCACGCTGGTGACCTGA
- a CDS encoding cytochrome c-type biogenesis protein CcmH encodes MRRTALFFILPVLVFLATPDTAVAQVEAVVDEGREQIAASVEELLIAPCCWRAPLSQHYSGTAERMKEDLREMLANGQTQEEILDHYKAMYGERILSSPPNAGFNRLAYLFTPLMFLVGGGIIFITLRRWRTGRLSRDEAMGAADSSVDARHRNRIDAELNAYD; translated from the coding sequence ATGCGACGCACCGCACTCTTCTTCATACTTCCGGTACTGGTGTTTCTGGCAACCCCCGACACGGCCGTTGCGCAAGTTGAAGCTGTCGTGGACGAAGGCCGGGAACAGATCGCCGCGTCCGTCGAGGAGTTGTTGATCGCGCCGTGCTGCTGGCGCGCCCCGCTGAGCCAGCACTACTCGGGTACCGCGGAACGGATGAAAGAGGATCTTCGGGAAATGCTCGCCAACGGGCAGACGCAAGAAGAGATCCTCGATCATTACAAGGCCATGTACGGAGAACGCATCCTTTCCTCTCCGCCCAATGCCGGGTTCAACCGTCTGGCCTATCTTTTCACGCCGCTCATGTTCCTCGTCGGCGGCGGGATCATCTTCATCACGCTGCGCCGGTGGCGGACCGGACGGCTGAGCCGCGACGAAGCAATGGGTGCAGCCGATTCATCGGTAGACGCCCGGCACAGAAACCGTATCGACGCGGAACTGAACGCCTACGACTGA
- a CDS encoding inositol-3-phosphate synthase codes for MSSKVRVAIVGVGNCASSLVQGVEYYRSAAQDEFIPGLMHANLGGYHISDVEFSAAFDVGADKVGKDLSEAIFAHPNNTVKFADVPNLGVPVQRGMTHDGLGKYLSEVIEKDAGDTVDVVEVLKETKTDVVVSYLPVGSEEATKWYVEQILQAGCGFVNCVPVFIASTGHWPERFRKHGLPIIGDDIKSQVGATITHRVLTRLFADRGVKVLRSYQLNFGGNTDFYNMLERSRLESKKISKTNAVTSQLSYDMGDDNIHVGPSDHVPWLEDRKWCHIRMEGETFGGVPLNLELKLEVWDSPNSAGVVIDAVRCCKLALDNGLSGPQLGPSSYFMKSPPEQYADDVCRRLVEEFIEEYGKQTDRPAEVPAEAPAEVPVEEPVLGS; via the coding sequence ATGAGCAGCAAAGTAAGAGTGGCCATCGTCGGCGTGGGTAACTGCGCCTCGTCCCTGGTGCAGGGCGTGGAGTACTACCGCAGCGCCGCGCAGGACGAGTTCATACCCGGCCTGATGCACGCCAACCTGGGCGGCTATCACATCAGCGACGTGGAGTTCTCGGCCGCCTTCGACGTAGGTGCTGACAAGGTGGGCAAGGACCTCAGCGAGGCCATTTTCGCCCATCCGAACAACACGGTGAAGTTCGCCGACGTGCCGAACCTGGGCGTGCCGGTGCAGCGGGGCATGACACACGATGGGCTCGGCAAGTACCTCAGCGAAGTCATCGAGAAGGACGCGGGCGACACCGTCGACGTGGTCGAGGTGCTCAAGGAAACGAAGACGGACGTGGTGGTGAGCTACCTGCCCGTGGGCAGCGAGGAAGCCACGAAGTGGTACGTGGAGCAGATCCTGCAGGCCGGCTGCGGGTTCGTGAACTGCGTTCCGGTCTTCATCGCCAGCACGGGCCACTGGCCGGAGCGGTTCCGCAAGCACGGCCTGCCCATCATCGGCGACGACATCAAGTCCCAGGTGGGCGCCACCATTACCCACCGCGTGCTGACGCGCCTGTTCGCGGATCGCGGCGTCAAGGTCCTGCGCTCTTACCAGCTCAACTTCGGCGGCAACACCGATTTCTACAACATGCTGGAGCGCTCGCGGCTCGAATCGAAGAAGATCAGCAAGACCAACGCGGTAACGTCCCAGCTCAGTTACGACATGGGCGACGACAACATCCACGTGGGTCCCAGCGATCACGTGCCGTGGCTCGAAGACCGCAAGTGGTGCCACATCCGCATGGAAGGCGAGACCTTCGGCGGCGTGCCGCTCAACCTCGAGCTCAAGCTGGAAGTCTGGGATTCGCCCAACTCGGCCGGCGTCGTCATCGACGCGGTGCGGTGCTGCAAGCTGGCCCTGGACAACGGCCTCAGCGGTCCCCAGCTCGGTCCTTCTTCCTACTTCATGAAGTCCCCGCCCGAGCAGTACGCCGACGACGTGTGCCGGCGCCTGGTGGAGGAGTTCATCGAGGAGTACGGCAAGCAGACGGACCGCCCCGCGGAAGTGCCGGCAGAGGCGCCCGCGGAAGTGCCGGTCGAAGAACCTGTTCTCGGCAGTTGA
- a CDS encoding LysR family transcriptional regulator: MNLYYLQYFLAVARRESFSKAARDMHVTQPTVSNGVRELEETLGVKLFNRGSRHVSLTMEGRALVNYAVRIQDLAEEAENRLASGDVLPGEGFTFGATDAAVTYLLTDILKRYVERYPELELSVHVSPSQYLVEELLANRSEFALITLPYTHPRIETMSIYHDSMPLVVGGGHPFAGRAQVALTEVAEQPLILFHEDSVSRRIVDERFTEVGVSPRVVMEMRSPEAMRKLVEAGVGISFLPSLTVRESIATGTLREIDVEDVAFSRDIGVAWRRGRYFSPALEVLLEDIVESYGEGEAWAERQKREGERD; this comes from the coding sequence ATGAATCTGTACTACCTGCAGTATTTCCTGGCTGTCGCGCGGCGCGAGAGTTTCTCGAAGGCGGCGCGGGACATGCACGTGACGCAGCCCACGGTGAGCAATGGAGTCCGGGAACTGGAAGAGACGCTGGGCGTCAAGCTGTTCAACCGGGGGAGCCGGCACGTTTCACTGACCATGGAGGGCAGGGCGCTCGTCAACTACGCCGTGCGCATCCAGGATCTCGCCGAGGAGGCGGAGAACCGCCTGGCAAGCGGGGACGTCCTGCCGGGCGAAGGATTCACCTTCGGCGCCACGGACGCCGCGGTGACCTACCTGCTTACCGACATCCTCAAGCGCTACGTGGAAAGGTATCCGGAACTGGAACTGTCCGTGCACGTATCGCCCTCCCAGTACCTGGTGGAGGAGCTCCTGGCCAACCGGTCGGAGTTCGCCCTGATCACCCTGCCCTATACGCACCCCCGGATCGAGACCATGTCCATCTACCACGACTCCATGCCGCTCGTGGTCGGCGGTGGCCATCCTTTCGCCGGCCGGGCGCAGGTCGCGCTGACGGAGGTGGCGGAGCAGCCGCTGATCCTCTTCCACGAGGACTCCGTGTCGCGGCGGATCGTGGACGAACGATTCACCGAGGTGGGCGTGTCGCCGCGCGTCGTCATGGAAATGCGCAGTCCGGAGGCCATGCGGAAACTCGTGGAGGCTGGCGTGGGGATTTCCTTCCTGCCTTCGTTGACGGTCCGTGAGTCCATCGCGACCGGTACGCTCAGAGAGATTGACGTCGAGGACGTCGCGTTCAGCCGCGATATCGGCGTGGCCTGGCGCCGCGGCCGGTACTTCAGCCCCGCGCTGGAGGTGCTGCTGGAGGATATCGTCGAAAGTTACGGCGAGGGTGAGGCCTGGGCGGAACGACAGAAAAGAGAAGGGGAACGGGATTAG